The stretch of DNA GTAGCTTCCGGTGGCGGCCATCGGCCGTCGTTCGGAAAGAAAGAACGTCTCGTCGTGGTAACGGTCATCGTAACCGACCGTCGGGAAAGCGCTTTTCGGGCCTGACATGGCGGCTAGCGTATGCAATTCGGTGCAGCCGCGATCGGGCTCGGTGGGCTCGGCCAGCTATCGCTCGAGGTGCTCGCGGCCCTCGAGGACGTCGAGATCGTCGCAGGAGCCGACGTTTCCGCCGACGCGAGGGAGGTCTTCGAACGTACGTTCGATGCGCCGGCCTACGCGGAATACGAGCGGATGCTCGCGGACCGTTGCGAGGAGATCGACCTCGCGTTGATCGTCACGCCACACACGCTCCACTACGAGCAGGCGCTTGCGTGTCTCGAGTCCGGCGTCCACGTTTACCTCGAGAAACCGATGGTGACCGACGTCGGCGACGCGGTCGACCTGCTCGAGGCGGCCGACCGGAACGACTGCGAGTTACAGGTCGGCTACCAGCGACACTTCCATCCCGGCTTTCTCGAGATCAAGCGACTGGTCGACACCGGACGGATCGGCGACCTCCACACCGCGGACGCCTATCTCGGGCAGAACTGGATCGACCTCCACGAGGGGACCTGGCGGGTCGATCCGTCGCTCTCAGGCGGTGGTCAGCTGTACGACACCGGCTCGCACCTGCTCGACGCGCTGCTGTGGATGACCGGGGCGAAACCGGTCACCGTCTCGGCTCACGTGAGCTACGCGTCCCCGAGAGTCGACGTCAACAGCGCGCTTTCGCTGCGTCTCGAGCGCGAGGCTGACGATCGATCTATACTGGCGAGCGTTACGATCAGCGGCGACGGCGTCAACCTGTCCCCGTCGGAAGGGTACGCGATCTGGGGGAGCGACGGCCGGGTCGCGTTCGACGGCGAGGTGATCCGACTCGAAGAACGCGGTGGGACGGTCTACGAGAGCACGATCGACGCGTCGACGGACTTCTCGACGCTGACAGCGGCGAAGTTGACGAACTTTCTCGAGTCGATCGAGGGGGAAGTAGATCCGGCGGTCCCGGGCGAGGTCGGTCTCCAGGTGACTGCACTGACCGAGGCGACCTACCTGGCGGACGAAGAGGAGCGTCGAGTCGACGTTCAGTCGGTGATCGGCGACGCTCGCGAGTGACCGTCGGCAGTGAGACCGGGTGTGACGACGCTTGCGAGCGTTCGTCTGCAATGGGACCGGGTGTTATGACGCTCGCGAGCGTCGAGGTCGTATGAACGTTCGCGGTTCACTCACCGAGGAACAGGTCGTCGAGTTCCTCGAGAGCCAGACGGTTCCGATCAGAGTCGCCTGCCGGACGCCGTCCGGCCACCTCTGGATGCTGTCGCTGTGGTACCGCCGTCGGGACGAAGCCGACAGCTGGACGCTCGCGTGTGCTACGTCGGCGAACGCGACCGTCGTCGACTACCTGACCCACGACGCGAAACCGGCGGTTGCCTTCGAGGTTTCGACGAACCATCCGCCCTACCGTGGCGTTCGCGGTCGTGGTACGGCATCCGTCGCGCCCGACCCGGAGAAAGAGACGCTCCGTGCGCTCCTCGAGCGATACCTCGATGGGACGGAGTCGGAACTGGCACGGACGTTGCTACGGGAGGAGCGTGAGGAAGTGACGATCACGATCGACCCTGTTACCGTGTACGGCTGGGATTTCTCGGAGCGAATGCGCGAGCGGAAAGAGCAGTGACTGGTGTTCGAAGTCGCGGGTGTCGTGTTCTCCCGTAATCGAGCCACTCTCCTCACGCAGGCATCGGTGGGTGCTGTACCGAATCGATCCAGAACCGTTCGATCGCTTTCGCCATCGACGAGAACTCGTCGGGGCTGTTAGGTTTGGTGAGATACGCGTTTGCAGCGCGCTCGTAACTTCTGGCGACGTCCGATTCGTCTCGCGAACTCGAGAGGACGAGTACTGGCGGTGGCGGGTACTCGAGATCGTTGTTGATCGTCTCGAGGATCGTGAACCCGTCGACGCGGGGGAGATTGAGATCCAGAAGTATCACGTCGGGAGTCGTTTCCGATCCGTCTACCCCACAGTGCTCGAGGTACTCGAGTGCCTCGTTACCGTCGGTGGCGGTGTGAAATCGTATCTCGGCGTCGGTCGTCCTGAACGCCTCCTGGGTGAGCCGAACGTCACCTGGGTTGTCTTCGACGAGGAGTACGTCGATGGGTTCGTCGGGAGAGTGATCGGTCATAGATACTCCTACTTGATCGCCGAGGTGCCTAAGGCTGCTACCAAAGTACGTGGGTATCGGCGTCTTCGTGTCGATTTCGAGCGTCTCGGAACGGTCCGATCACGTATCGACTGTAACAGTGCCCGGTCGTCGGAACAGACGGACTGCCGATGGTCGGCGCGACAGTGCCTTTACGGTCTACCGGCACCTACTGGATCCGAAATGGATCCGTCCCCCTCCAGCCCCGAGACGGAACGCGGCCACTGCGTCCGCCAGCAGCGCGTCCTCGCCGACCTCGGTGACCGCGCACTCGAGAGCGACGGTCTCGACGACCTGTTTCGTGACGTGACGC from Natronobacterium texcoconense encodes:
- a CDS encoding Gfo/Idh/MocA family protein; this translates as MQFGAAAIGLGGLGQLSLEVLAALEDVEIVAGADVSADAREVFERTFDAPAYAEYERMLADRCEEIDLALIVTPHTLHYEQALACLESGVHVYLEKPMVTDVGDAVDLLEAADRNDCELQVGYQRHFHPGFLEIKRLVDTGRIGDLHTADAYLGQNWIDLHEGTWRVDPSLSGGGQLYDTGSHLLDALLWMTGAKPVTVSAHVSYASPRVDVNSALSLRLEREADDRSILASVTISGDGVNLSPSEGYAIWGSDGRVAFDGEVIRLEERGGTVYESTIDASTDFSTLTAAKLTNFLESIEGEVDPAVPGEVGLQVTALTEATYLADEEERRVDVQSVIGDARE
- a CDS encoding pyridoxamine 5'-phosphate oxidase family protein, which translates into the protein MNVRGSLTEEQVVEFLESQTVPIRVACRTPSGHLWMLSLWYRRRDEADSWTLACATSANATVVDYLTHDAKPAVAFEVSTNHPPYRGVRGRGTASVAPDPEKETLRALLERYLDGTESELARTLLREEREEVTITIDPVTVYGWDFSERMRERKEQ
- a CDS encoding response regulator; its protein translation is MTDHSPDEPIDVLLVEDNPGDVRLTQEAFRTTDAEIRFHTATDGNEALEYLEHCGVDGSETTPDVILLDLNLPRVDGFTILETINNDLEYPPPPVLVLSSSRDESDVARSYERAANAYLTKPNSPDEFSSMAKAIERFWIDSVQHPPMPA